In one window of Tenrec ecaudatus isolate mTenEca1 chromosome 3, mTenEca1.hap1, whole genome shotgun sequence DNA:
- the ADRA2C gene encoding alpha-2C adrenergic receptor, whose protein sequence is MASPALAAALAAAAAAAVGPNASGAGDRGSGGGANDSGGAWGPPPGQYSAGAVAGLAAVVSFLIVFTVVGNVLVVIAVLTSRALRAPQNLFLVSLASADILVATLVMPFSLANELMAYWYFGQVWCGVYLALDVLFCTSSIVHLCAISLDRYWSVTQAVEYNLKRTPRRVKAIIVAVWFISAVISFPPLVSLYRRPDGADYPQCALNDETWYILSSCIGSFFAPCLIMGLVYARIYRVAKLRTRTLSEKRPAGGPDGGSPTTENGLATAAVVPGENGHCAAPRARTQPEPEEESSAAAERRRRRGALRRGGRRRGAPGEDGTGTAAARSPAPGGRLSRASSRSVEFFLSRRRRARGSECRRKVAQAREKRFTFVLAVVMGVFVLCWFPFFFSYSLYGICREACQVPGPLFKFFFWIGYCNSSLNPVIYTVFNQDFRRSFKHILFRRRRRGFRQ, encoded by the coding sequence ATGGCGTCCCCGGCGCTGGCGGCGgcgctggcggcggcggcggcggcggctgtggGCCCCAACGCGAGCGGCGCCGGCGACAGGGGCAGCGGCGGAGGCGCCAACGATTCCGGCGGCGCGTGGGGGCCGCCGCCGGGTCAGTACTCGGCGGGCGCCGTGGCGGGTCTGGCGGCCGTGGTGAGCTTCCTCATCGTCTTCACGGTGGTGGGCAACGTGCTGGTGGTGATCGCGGTCCTGACCAGCCGGGCGCTGCGCGCACCGcagaacctctttctggtatcgcTGGCCTCAGCTGACATCCTGGTGGCTACTCTGGTCATGCCTTTCTCGCTGGCCAACGAGCTCATGGCCTACTGGTACTTCGGGCAGGTCTGGTGCGGTGTCTACCTGGCGCTGGACGTGCTCTTCTGCACCTCGTCCATCGTGCACCTGTGTGCCATCAGCCTGGACCGCTACTGGTCGGTCACGCAGGCCGTCGAGTACAACCTCAAGCGCACGCCGCGCCGCGTCAAGGCCATCATCGTGGCCGTGTGGTTCATCTCGGCCGTCATCTCCTTCCCGCCGCTGGTCTCGCTCTACCGGCGGCCCGATGGCGCCGACTACCCGCAGTGCGCCCTGAACGACGAGACCTGGTACATCCTCTCCTCCTGCATCGGCTCCTTCTTCGCGCCCTGCCTCATCATGGGCCTGGTCTACGCGCGCATCTACCGCGTGGCCAAGCTGCGCACGCGCACGCTCAGCGAGAAGCGCCCCGCGGGCGGCCCCGACGGCGGCTCCCCGACCACGGAGAACGGGCTAGCCACCGCGGCGGTGGTGCCGGGCGAGAATGGGCACTGCGCGGCCCCGCGCGCGCGCACCCAGCCGGAGCCTGAGGAGGAGAGCAGCGCGGCGGCCGAGCGGCGGCGCCGGCGGGGCGCGCTGCGgcggggcgggcggcggcggggcgCGCCGGGCGAGGACGGGACGGGGACGGCGGCTGCACGGTCCCCGGCCCCGGGCGGCCGCCTGTCGCGCGCCAGCTCGCGCTCCGTGGAGTTCTTCCTGTCGCGGCGGCGCCGGGCGCGCGGCAGCGAGTGTCGCCGCAAGGTGGCTCAGGCGCGCGAGAAGCGCTTCACCTTCGTGCTGGCCGTGGTCATGGGTGTGTTCGTGCTCTGCTGGTTCCCCTTCTTCTTCAGCTACAGCCTGTATGGCATCTGCCGCGAGGCCTGCCAGGTGCCTGGCCCGCTCTTCAAGTTCTTCTTCTGGATCGGCTACTGCAACAGCTCGCTCAACCCGGTCATCTACACCGTCTTCAACCAGGACTTCCGCCGCTCCTTCAAGCACATCCTCTTCCGACGGAGGCGAAGGGGCTTCCGCCAGTGA